A region of Penaeus chinensis breed Huanghai No. 1 chromosome 38, ASM1920278v2, whole genome shotgun sequence DNA encodes the following proteins:
- the LOC125046104 gene encoding uncharacterized protein LOC125046104 — MSRKQGRERLKVICPPYIDFMPELSKALLQTHATTTARPGPRRHLASWGIFSVSGASTSSRVIGHHYNFLHHQRVSSLRPAAGIRMTSDPSYTSEPIQFIGSSSSADDITGTPDMKRANTVHAQAGPHGLRLQPSHHSSLGVEDATPRYSTPAGNKTISKTTPSHFCQRMPKRKISTGKKA; from the exons ATGAGTcgtaagcaaggaagagagaggttaaaggtcATATGCCCCCCTTATATAGACTTTATGCCTGAGTTGTCAAAGGCTCTTTTACAGACGCACGCAACCACTACAGCGCGTCCGGGGCCGCGACGTCATCTTGCATCATGGGGCATCTTCAGCGTATCCGGGGCATCGACATCATCCCGCGTCATAG GGCATCACTACAACTTCCTCCATCACCAACGTGTGAGCTCGCTCCGTCCGGCGGCAGGTATCCGTATGACCTCCGATCCCTCGTACACCTCCGAGCCCATCCAGTTCATAGGAAGCTCCAGCTCAGCAGATGACATCACAGGGACACCCGATATGAAGCGAGCGAACACGGTCCACGCCCAAGCAGGTCCTCATGGCCTTCGGCTGCAGCCATCACATCATTCGTCTCTCGGGGTGGAAGATGCGACACCACGATACAGTACTCCAGCTGGGAACAAAACTATCAGCAAGACAACCCCCAGTCACTTCTGTCAAAGAATGCCAAAAAGAAAGATTAGTACAGGTAAAAAGGCATAA